A region of Paenimyroides aestuarii DNA encodes the following proteins:
- a CDS encoding TlpA family protein disulfide reductase, which yields MKQFSKPQFILLSIVVLIVMIGSGPFLNTLYRLFLTSIFFLLSSFFLFTKSPFSKKTTSIIIFLPILLLFTGMYIYDLFYDEGFTGKPFFWNYLLVAVLVYVNNVYKISKTKIIAFFIPFCLVLTAYVYYSRTENEKSKIETSQLKRVTFLDEKGNEVPLNSFQGKLTLLEFWTTSCAQCPGSIANFQNLANQYKSNKNIDFKVVNINLGQRHNQDRFNKIDSTIYLNKLYTDKQIYKKLNFNVAPTLLIMNAKNEVVYFGYPNFTRFTQNYLPNIIEKELTKM from the coding sequence ATGAAACAATTTTCAAAACCTCAATTTATACTATTAAGTATTGTTGTACTAATTGTAATGATTGGTTCAGGGCCTTTTTTAAATACATTGTATAGGTTGTTTTTAACAAGTATATTTTTCTTGTTATCATCGTTTTTTTTATTTACTAAATCGCCTTTTTCAAAAAAAACAACCTCAATAATTATTTTTCTACCTATATTATTGCTATTTACAGGTATGTATATTTATGACTTGTTTTATGACGAAGGTTTTACTGGAAAGCCATTTTTTTGGAATTATTTATTGGTTGCGGTTTTGGTGTATGTAAATAATGTTTATAAGATTTCTAAAACTAAAATAATTGCTTTTTTTATACCTTTCTGTCTAGTTTTAACAGCTTATGTATATTATTCAAGGACAGAAAACGAAAAAAGTAAAATTGAAACTTCACAATTAAAAAGGGTTACTTTTTTAGACGAAAAAGGGAATGAAGTTCCATTAAATTCTTTTCAAGGGAAATTAACTTTATTGGAATTTTGGACTACTTCATGTGCTCAATGCCCTGGCAGTATTGCAAACTTTCAGAATTTGGCAAATCAGTATAAATCAAACAAAAATATTGATTTTAAAGTAGTAAATATCAATTTAGGACAACGTCACAATCAAGATAGATTCAATAAAATAGATTCAACAATATATTTGAATAAATTATATACTGATAAACAAATTTATAAAAAGCTAAATTTTAATGTAGCGCCTACGCTATTAATTATGAATGCTAAAAATGAAGTTGTTTATTTTGGCTATCC
- a CDS encoding YceI family protein — protein MKKIALFFVATLFSAASFAQTKYNVDAYHSFLNFSVGHLGISFVDGKMDKYQGSLEMKNEDITSAKFNFTIDASSVNTGVDARDNHLRSADFFNTAKYNDIKFVSTSVKKDGKNYKLHGNLTIKDVTKPVTFDLVYGGLLKDDGQGNQKVGFQATTTIDRTTFNINYDPTGMGIAKEVKFIVHLEFTKAK, from the coding sequence ATGAAAAAGATAGCCCTATTTTTTGTTGCAACTCTATTTTCGGCAGCATCATTTGCACAAACAAAATATAATGTTGATGCATACCATTCGTTCTTGAATTTTTCGGTTGGTCATTTAGGAATTTCGTTTGTAGATGGCAAAATGGATAAATACCAAGGTTCTTTAGAAATGAAGAATGAAGATATTACTTCTGCAAAATTCAATTTCACAATCGATGCAAGCTCAGTAAACACAGGTGTTGATGCTCGCGACAATCATTTACGTTCGGCAGATTTCTTCAATACCGCAAAATATAACGATATTAAATTTGTATCAACATCGGTTAAAAAAGATGGTAAAAACTACAAATTACACGGAAACTTAACCATTAAAGATGTTACAAAGCCCGTTACTTTCGATTTGGTTTACGGCGGTTTATTGAAAGATGACGGCCAAGGAAATCAAAAAGTAGGTTTTCAAGCAACCACAACTATAGACAGAACGACATTTAACATCAACTATGACCCTACTGGTATGGGTATTGCAAAAGAAGTAAAATTCATTGTTCATTTAGAATTCACAAAAGCAAAATAA
- a CDS encoding NAD(P)-binding protein: protein MKSGAKFNWTRRHFLKAGLLALVAIPLVQSCKKSIEKLIFKITGTNHILGHRLRTGDFPKPSKTITENIVIVGGGISGLSAARWLSKNNITDFKLIEMETELGGNSLGKQNQYSKYPIAAHYLPLPNHSNKNLIDFLYESNIITGFSKDGIPVYDESQLCFTPHDRLFIHNYWQEGIIPNYGLSEKDQRAFEMFDKKMQFYKAAKGKDEAFAFDIPLHLSSKDEEFTKLDQLTFKDWLLANHLNNAELFTYLNYCCKDDYGIGIDKVSAWAGIHYFCSRKNAQNEVLTWPEGNYFIAKKFLPYTKSKTHKNVLVYSVKSAENKVELLVYDGEAKTSTKIIANKVILATPQFVNKYILENRTGISKKFEYAAWITATLALKKFPIGEGAPLSWDNVIHNGFGLGYIYNQHQMLNQYQTPFSITYYAALCADDLKTERKKLLTNTDDYWKKVVLNDLEKAHYNISAEVISLELHKKGHGMISPFPNFIFSEEIKQAAQPIENKIYFAHSDLSGISIFEEAFYQGIKAAKELINDATMDT from the coding sequence ATGAAGAGTGGAGCAAAATTTAATTGGACGCGTCGCCATTTTTTAAAGGCTGGCTTATTGGCATTGGTTGCCATTCCATTGGTACAATCGTGTAAAAAATCGATTGAAAAGCTCATTTTTAAAATAACAGGAACCAATCATATTCTAGGGCATCGTTTACGAACGGGAGATTTTCCAAAACCATCCAAAACAATCACTGAAAATATTGTGATTGTTGGCGGTGGAATCTCTGGATTATCTGCTGCACGTTGGCTTTCTAAAAACAATATTACCGATTTTAAACTTATTGAAATGGAAACCGAATTAGGCGGAAATTCATTAGGAAAACAAAATCAATACAGCAAATATCCAATTGCGGCACATTATCTTCCATTACCAAATCATTCCAACAAAAATTTGATCGATTTCTTGTATGAAAGCAACATCATTACTGGTTTTTCAAAAGATGGAATTCCCGTTTACGATGAATCGCAATTGTGTTTTACTCCGCACGATCGTTTGTTTATTCATAATTATTGGCAAGAAGGCATTATTCCAAATTACGGACTTTCTGAAAAAGATCAGCGTGCTTTTGAAATGTTCGATAAAAAAATGCAGTTTTATAAGGCTGCAAAAGGAAAAGATGAGGCATTTGCGTTTGATATTCCGCTGCATTTATCTTCAAAAGACGAAGAATTTACCAAATTAGATCAATTAACATTTAAAGATTGGTTGCTGGCGAACCATTTAAACAATGCGGAACTTTTTACTTATTTGAACTATTGTTGCAAAGACGATTACGGAATTGGTATTGACAAAGTTTCGGCTTGGGCAGGAATCCATTATTTTTGTTCACGAAAAAACGCACAAAACGAAGTATTAACCTGGCCAGAAGGCAACTATTTCATTGCAAAAAAGTTTCTACCTTACACAAAAAGCAAAACGCACAAAAATGTGTTGGTATATTCTGTAAAAAGCGCTGAAAACAAAGTAGAATTGCTTGTTTATGACGGTGAAGCAAAAACATCGACCAAAATCATTGCAAACAAAGTTATTTTGGCAACGCCGCAGTTTGTAAACAAATATATTTTAGAAAACAGAACCGGAATTTCTAAAAAGTTTGAATACGCCGCATGGATCACCGCAACATTGGCCCTAAAGAAATTTCCCATTGGAGAAGGCGCACCACTTTCGTGGGACAACGTAATACACAACGGTTTTGGATTGGGCTATATTTACAACCAGCATCAAATGCTTAACCAATATCAAACGCCTTTTTCAATTACTTATTATGCTGCTTTGTGTGCTGATGATTTAAAAACCGAACGAAAAAAATTACTCACAAACACCGATGATTACTGGAAAAAAGTTGTTTTAAACGATTTGGAAAAAGCACATTACAATATATCTGCCGAAGTAATTTCTTTGGAATTGCATAAAAAAGGGCACGGAATGATTAGTCCGTTTCCAAATTTTATTTTTTCCGAAGAAATAAAACAGGCAGCACAACCCATTGAAAACAAAATCTATTTTGCCCATTCTGATTTAAGTGGAATATCTATTTTTGAAGAAGCTTTTTACCAAGGCATTAAAGCCGCAAAAGAATTAATTAATGATGCAACCATGGATACATAA
- a CDS encoding polyamine aminopropyltransferase: MDKNKRFQLFLLVAVFIVSTCGLVYELVAGALASYLLGDSVKQFSFIIGTYLFSMGVGSFLAKYIKRNLIDRFIEIELLIGIIGGLSSVVLFVLFQRISHFQFILYFSVFLTGCLSGMEIPILMNILKNRVTFRELVSDVFTFDYIGALIASVLFPTLLIPYLGVMGTSLVFGIVNILVGISLCIFLRKEIFNLRSLQIKAFFSLALLVTAFAYSNDLLKYTENNLYQNNIIYKQSTPYQRIILTESSGEYQLFLNNNLQFNTKDEYRYHEVLVHPAMAAAPAISNVLVLGGGDGLAVREILKYKNVKKITLIDLDEGMTNLFKTNEILRKHNHNSLNNPKVTVYNADAFIWLQQNTEKYDVVIIDFPDPSNYSLGKLYTTYFYKTLHKSMTPNSVVTVQTTSPYYAPKSYWCVHETIGSVYPNISAYHTYVPSFGEWGFAIFSPNNLVRLNKVYRKLDHLKFYNYNLDEFSKFSEDMKADNIEINRLDNQSLVRYFDEEWSKI; this comes from the coding sequence ATGGATAAAAACAAACGTTTTCAACTTTTTCTGCTGGTCGCGGTTTTTATTGTATCAACCTGCGGTTTGGTATATGAATTAGTAGCAGGCGCCTTAGCCAGCTATTTATTGGGCGATTCGGTAAAACAATTTTCTTTTATTATTGGCACCTATTTATTTTCAATGGGTGTTGGATCTTTTTTGGCAAAATACATCAAACGAAATTTAATTGATCGTTTTATAGAAATTGAACTTTTAATTGGCATCATCGGCGGGTTAAGTTCGGTTGTATTGTTTGTGCTTTTCCAAAGAATATCACATTTTCAGTTTATACTGTATTTCAGTGTGTTTTTAACCGGATGTTTGTCCGGAATGGAAATCCCCATTTTAATGAACATTCTAAAAAACCGTGTAACCTTTCGCGAATTGGTTTCAGATGTTTTTACGTTTGATTATATTGGTGCACTGATTGCTTCGGTTCTATTCCCCACTTTATTAATTCCTTATCTGGGTGTTATGGGAACATCATTGGTTTTTGGAATTGTGAATATCTTGGTAGGAATATCGCTTTGTATCTTTCTAAGAAAAGAAATTTTTAATCTGCGAAGCCTGCAAATTAAGGCTTTTTTTAGTTTAGCTTTATTGGTTACTGCTTTTGCTTATTCCAACGATTTATTGAAATATACCGAAAACAATTTGTATCAAAACAATATTATCTATAAACAAAGCACGCCGTACCAACGAATTATTTTAACCGAAAGTTCAGGCGAATATCAGCTGTTTTTAAACAACAATTTGCAGTTTAACACCAAAGATGAATACCGGTATCACGAAGTGTTGGTGCATCCGGCAATGGCTGCAGCTCCGGCAATATCAAACGTTTTGGTGTTGGGCGGTGGCGATGGGTTGGCTGTTCGCGAAATTTTAAAATACAAAAACGTAAAAAAAATAACGCTGATTGATTTAGACGAAGGAATGACCAATTTGTTTAAAACCAACGAAATATTGCGCAAACACAACCACAATTCGCTAAACAACCCAAAAGTTACCGTCTATAATGCCGATGCTTTTATCTGGTTGCAGCAAAACACCGAGAAATACGATGTGGTGATTATCGATTTCCCAGATCCTTCTAATTATAGCTTAGGCAAATTGTACACCACCTATTTCTACAAAACATTACACAAAAGCATGACACCAAACAGCGTGGTAACCGTTCAAACCACTTCACCATACTATGCACCAAAATCGTATTGGTGTGTGCACGAAACAATTGGTTCTGTGTATCCAAATATCAGTGCTTATCACACCTATGTACCTTCTTTTGGTGAATGGGGTTTTGCAATTTTTTCTCCTAATAATTTAGTTCGATTGAACAAGGTTTACCGAAAGTTAGACCATTTAAAGTTTTACAATTATAATCTTGACGAGTTTAGTAAGTTTTCTGAGGATATGAAGGCAGATAATATTGAAATCAACCGTTTAGACAACCAATCTTTAGTTCGATATTTTGATGAAGAGTGGAGCAAAATTTAA
- a CDS encoding DUF350 domain-containing protein, giving the protein MQQILNGITNSAIYSILGIVILLIAYLIVEKITPENSWKEIVENKNIALAIVFAGFIIGMAMIISAALHG; this is encoded by the coding sequence ATGCAACAAATTTTAAACGGAATAACCAATTCGGCAATCTACTCTATATTAGGGATAGTGATTTTATTAATTGCTTATTTAATTGTTGAAAAAATAACTCCAGAAAATTCGTGGAAAGAAATAGTAGAAAATAAAAACATTGCGCTTGCTATTGTTTTTGCAGGATTTATCATTGGAATGGCTATGATCATTAGCGCAGCCTTACATGGATAA
- a CDS encoding DUF4178 domain-containing protein has protein sequence MNAKYQCANCHSVTEIAYTKLKPQTFACPVCSSISQINQTTTEYAGKITGSFKDVYASLNEIVTYNGRTYHIVGISTKQEKGSYVSWNEYILADKNGDLIFLSHGSDFNSYLTEVPLTKEMEEQAKLGGTLKYKGSSFDFDFAQYAVPVAAHGVFFNNILEESYNRTFQHSYNQSQFLSVEKYGDVTEIFFGEYLNKISFRKLFVKERESIYKNNNVLKNLVLFAALIALVIGGLHYVLNYNNINSISYINSIVKTNSTSSQFISPPFEVKGDDKKVKLSFISEVTDPDITLNVSLVNEKTNATHLTETFKHFNNSQNHASGNEVTFCGIDNGSYHLAFHYNFYKYKTENSYDIDYKITIGGVSQVWLYISVIITFALAFAYYYTVINRNHANELQNFNNVHKYKNYEVLKYAGIILGLYIFGNYMFISNLTCNSSKVNTELENANYTGNRVHYIARTYSSSGASHK, from the coding sequence ATGAATGCAAAATATCAATGTGCGAACTGCCACAGTGTTACCGAAATTGCGTACACTAAATTAAAGCCGCAAACTTTTGCATGCCCGGTTTGTTCTTCAATATCACAGATCAACCAAACCACAACGGAATATGCCGGAAAAATAACGGGTTCTTTTAAAGATGTATATGCGTCACTAAACGAAATTGTGACCTACAACGGACGAACATATCACATCGTGGGTATATCAACCAAACAAGAAAAAGGAAGTTATGTTTCGTGGAATGAATATATTTTGGCTGATAAAAACGGTGATTTGATATTTTTATCGCACGGAAGCGATTTCAATTCGTATTTAACAGAAGTGCCACTTACCAAAGAAATGGAAGAGCAGGCAAAATTAGGCGGAACTCTGAAATACAAAGGTTCATCATTCGATTTTGATTTTGCGCAATATGCTGTACCTGTTGCTGCACATGGTGTTTTCTTCAATAATATTTTAGAAGAATCATACAATAGAACATTTCAGCACAGTTATAATCAAAGCCAATTTTTATCGGTTGAAAAATATGGCGATGTCACTGAAATTTTCTTTGGTGAATATTTAAACAAAATAAGTTTTAGAAAACTTTTTGTAAAAGAACGCGAAAGCATCTACAAAAATAATAATGTTTTAAAAAATTTGGTTTTGTTTGCTGCATTGATTGCGTTGGTTATTGGTGGCTTGCATTATGTTTTAAATTATAACAATATAAATTCAATTTCATACATCAATAGTATTGTTAAGACAAATTCCACAAGCAGCCAATTTATAAGTCCGCCATTTGAGGTGAAAGGAGATGACAAAAAGGTAAAGCTTTCATTTATATCAGAAGTTACCGATCCTGATATTACGTTAAATGTTTCATTGGTTAACGAAAAAACAAATGCCACGCATTTAACCGAGACATTTAAACACTTTAATAATTCACAAAACCATGCATCGGGTAACGAAGTTACTTTTTGTGGTATAGATAATGGTTCGTATCATTTGGCATTTCATTATAATTTTTATAAGTATAAAACAGAAAACTCTTACGATATTGACTATAAAATAACGATTGGCGGTGTTAGTCAGGTTTGGTTGTATATTTCTGTTATAATTACTTTCGCATTGGCATTTGCTTACTATTACACTGTGATCAACAGAAACCATGCGAACGAATTGCAAAATTTCAACAATGTTCACAAATATAAAAACTACGAAGTTTTAAAATATGCCGGAATAATTTTAGGATTATACATTTTTGGAAATTATATGTTCATATCAAACTTAACTTGTAATTCATCAAAAGTAAACACCGAATTAGAAAACGCCAATTACACAGGCAACAGAGTACATTATATAGCAAGAACCTATTCATCATCGGGAGCTTCCCACAAATAA
- a CDS encoding S-adenosylmethionine decarboxylase family protein: MNQSEKSLYNPGLHKLLTLQVKNQTLLTSLENFQEFSTNLIKDFNLEIVGISHHSFDSSGFTMAFCLKESHICIHTWPEFEQLTLDIYLCNYLKDNTQKVEALSTAYKKFFDAKVLNETNVYR; the protein is encoded by the coding sequence ATGAATCAATCAGAAAAAAGCTTATACAATCCCGGATTACACAAACTGCTTACTTTGCAGGTTAAAAACCAAACGCTTTTAACTTCATTGGAAAACTTTCAGGAATTTTCAACAAATCTTATTAAAGATTTTAATCTGGAAATCGTAGGGATATCGCATCATTCCTTTGATTCAAGTGGTTTCACCATGGCTTTTTGCTTGAAAGAATCGCACATATGCATTCATACTTGGCCAGAATTTGAACAATTAACGCTTGATATCTATCTGTGTAATTATTTAAAAGACAACACCCAGAAAGTAGAAGCATTAAGCACTGCCTACAAAAAATTTTTTGATGCCAAAGTGTTAAACGAAACAAATGTGTACCGCTAA
- the pckA gene encoding phosphoenolpyruvate carboxykinase (ATP), with amino-acid sequence MKVSKSIDLDKYGIQNVAEIIYNPSYDELFKAETNPNLKGFERGQVSELGAVNVMTGDFTGRSPKDKYIVKDAVTENTIWWTSDNAKNDNKPISQDTWEALKQNAVTELSGKKLYVVDAFCGANEDTRLKVRFIMEVAWQAHFVKNMFIRPTEAELENFGEPDFVVINASKTSFKDYKAHNLNSDVYIAFNLTEKMQLIGGTWYGGEMKKGMFSMMNYYLPLQGIASMHCSANKGKEGDVAVFFGLSGTGKTTLSTDPKRELIGDDEHGWDNDGVFNFEGGCYAKTIDLSKEHEPEIFAAIKRDALLENVTLDAEGKIDFKDGSVTQNTRVSYPIDHIENIVKPVSKAGHAKKVIFLTADAFGVMPPVSKLTPEQTKYYFLSGFTAKLAGTERGVTQPEPTFSACFGKAFLSLHPTKYGEELVKKMEEHNATAYMVNTGWNGTGKRISIKDTRAIIDRILDGSIEKAETTVVPIFNLAVPTGLEGVDTNILDPRNTYAEASEWETKATDLAKLFVSNFENYTDNEEGKSLVAAGPQL; translated from the coding sequence ATGAAGGTTTCAAAATCAATCGATTTAGATAAGTACGGAATACAAAATGTAGCAGAAATAATTTACAACCCTTCGTATGACGAATTATTTAAAGCAGAAACAAACCCCAATTTAAAAGGTTTTGAACGCGGGCAGGTATCGGAACTTGGCGCTGTAAACGTAATGACTGGTGATTTTACAGGTCGTTCTCCTAAAGATAAATATATTGTAAAAGATGCGGTGACAGAAAACACTATTTGGTGGACTTCTGACAATGCTAAAAACGACAACAAACCTATTTCGCAAGATACTTGGGAAGCATTAAAACAAAATGCTGTGACTGAGTTATCAGGTAAAAAACTATATGTGGTTGATGCTTTTTGCGGTGCCAACGAAGACACTCGTTTAAAAGTACGTTTCATTATGGAAGTGGCTTGGCAAGCACATTTTGTTAAAAATATGTTTATTCGCCCAACAGAAGCTGAATTAGAAAACTTTGGCGAGCCCGATTTCGTGGTAATCAATGCATCTAAAACTTCGTTTAAAGATTACAAAGCACACAACCTTAATTCAGATGTATATATTGCGTTCAACTTAACCGAAAAAATGCAATTAATTGGTGGTACTTGGTACGGTGGTGAAATGAAAAAAGGTATGTTCTCTATGATGAACTACTACTTGCCATTACAAGGAATTGCTTCCATGCACTGCTCTGCAAACAAAGGAAAAGAGGGAGATGTGGCAGTTTTCTTTGGTTTATCAGGAACAGGAAAAACTACTTTATCAACAGATCCAAAGCGTGAATTGATTGGTGATGACGAGCACGGATGGGATAATGACGGTGTTTTTAACTTTGAAGGCGGATGTTATGCCAAAACAATCGATTTAAGCAAAGAACACGAGCCTGAAATATTTGCAGCAATAAAACGTGATGCATTATTAGAAAATGTAACACTTGATGCAGAAGGAAAAATTGATTTTAAAGACGGATCTGTAACACAAAACACGCGTGTTTCATACCCAATAGATCATATCGAAAATATTGTAAAACCGGTTTCTAAAGCAGGTCATGCTAAAAAAGTAATCTTCTTAACAGCAGATGCTTTTGGAGTGATGCCTCCGGTTTCAAAATTAACTCCCGAACAAACAAAATACTATTTCTTATCAGGGTTTACAGCAAAATTAGCAGGAACAGAGCGCGGTGTTACACAGCCAGAACCTACTTTTTCGGCTTGTTTCGGTAAAGCATTCTTAAGCTTGCACCCAACAAAATACGGTGAAGAATTAGTAAAGAAAATGGAAGAGCACAACGCTACCGCTTATATGGTAAACACTGGTTGGAACGGTACCGGAAAACGTATTTCTATTAAAGATACTCGTGCTATTATCGATCGTATTTTAGATGGATCTATCGAAAAGGCAGAAACTACCGTTGTTCCAATCTTTAATTTAGCAGTTCCAACAGGTTTAGAAGGGGTTGATACCAACATTTTAGACCCTCGAAACACGTATGCAGAAGCTTCTGAATGGGAAACAAAAGCTACCGATTTAGCGAAATTGTTCGTATCAAACTTCGAAAACTACACAGATAACGAAGAAGGAAAATCATTAGTTGCGGCGGGTCCACAATTATAA
- a CDS encoding DUF423 domain-containing protein, translating to MTKKLVTLAAFFGFVAIILGAFGAHGLKKVLSAEQLVSFETGVRYQMYHALFLLLIAQLNVLTEKNKRTIGIFTTIGIFLFSGSIFLLATQQLSGINFSFLGPITPVGGLFLIVSWFLTAFYSMKQKSN from the coding sequence ATGACTAAAAAATTAGTAACCTTAGCTGCTTTTTTTGGATTTGTAGCGATAATATTAGGAGCTTTTGGCGCTCATGGTTTAAAAAAAGTTTTATCGGCAGAACAGTTGGTAAGTTTTGAAACTGGTGTGCGCTACCAAATGTATCACGCTTTATTTTTGCTACTTATTGCACAATTAAACGTGCTAACCGAAAAAAACAAACGCACCATTGGCATTTTTACCACCATTGGCATTTTTTTGTTTTCAGGGTCGATATTTTTACTTGCCACACAGCAGTTATCGGGTATTAATTTTAGCTTTTTAGGTCCTATCACTCCCGTTGGTGGTTTATTTTTAATTGTAAGTTGGTTTCTTACTGCTTTTTATTCAATGAAACAAAAAAGCAATTAA
- a CDS encoding saccharopine dehydrogenase family protein encodes MKNVLLFGSGRSTSSLIKYLLERTETHQFKLYIADQSIVSIQAKIADNPNAFAVSLDLNNDTERTKLIEKADVVISMMPAFLHPIIAADCLTYGKHLVTASYISNELKEMDAEVKAKGLIFMNECGLDPGIDHMSAMKVLDEIREKGGNPVHFESFCGGLVAPESDDNVWKYKFSWNPRNVVVAGQGGAAKFLQQGTYKYIPYQRIFKRTEFLEIEGFGRFEAYANRDSLGYREAYGLEKAHTIYRGTMRRVGFSRAWNMLVQLGVTDDTYTIEDSENMSYREFINSFLYYHPTDSVEVKFRLTLNVEQDDTVWDKFVALDLFNNDKKVGLKNATPAQVMEKILAEKWTLQPDDKDMIVMYHKFGYTMPNVAETLQIDATMVCLGEDAVLTGMAKTVGLPVGIITLKILNGEITTPGVQMPITKEVYEPVLKELETFGIIFQEKEVPYDGGM; translated from the coding sequence ATGAAAAATGTACTGTTATTTGGTTCGGGTAGATCCACATCTTCCTTAATTAAATATTTATTAGAACGCACAGAAACCCATCAATTTAAACTTTATATTGCCGACCAAAGCATTGTATCGATCCAAGCAAAAATTGCAGACAACCCCAATGCATTTGCCGTTTCTTTAGATCTTAATAACGATACAGAACGTACCAAATTAATCGAAAAAGCCGACGTGGTTATTTCTATGATGCCTGCTTTTTTGCACCCAATCATCGCAGCCGATTGCTTAACTTACGGGAAGCATTTGGTAACGGCTTCTTATATTTCAAATGAATTAAAGGAAATGGATGCCGAGGTGAAAGCAAAAGGGTTGATTTTTATGAACGAATGTGGATTAGATCCCGGGATTGATCACATGAGTGCTATGAAAGTTTTAGACGAGATTCGTGAAAAAGGCGGCAACCCGGTACATTTTGAAAGTTTCTGCGGCGGTTTGGTTGCTCCAGAATCGGATGATAATGTATGGAAATACAAATTTTCGTGGAACCCTCGTAATGTGGTGGTTGCCGGACAAGGTGGTGCTGCAAAGTTTTTGCAACAAGGCACTTATAAATATATACCCTATCAACGTATTTTTAAACGTACCGAATTTTTAGAAATCGAAGGTTTTGGCCGATTTGAAGCCTATGCAAACCGTGACTCTTTAGGTTATCGCGAAGCTTATGGTTTAGAAAAAGCACATACCATTTATAGAGGAACCATGCGCAGGGTTGGTTTTTCGCGTGCGTGGAATATGTTGGTGCAGTTGGGCGTGACAGATGATACCTACACGATTGAAGATTCAGAAAACATGTCGTATCGCGAGTTTATCAATTCATTTTTGTACTATCATCCTACCGATTCGGTTGAAGTGAAATTTCGTTTAACGTTAAATGTGGAACAAGACGATACGGTTTGGGACAAGTTTGTAGCATTGGATTTGTTTAATAATGATAAGAAGGTAGGTTTGAAAAATGCCACTCCGGCGCAGGTTATGGAAAAAATTCTTGCAGAAAAATGGACCTTGCAACCCGATGATAAAGACATGATTGTGATGTATCACAAGTTTGGCTATACCATGCCTAATGTTGCCGAAACGCTTCAAATAGATGCTACCATGGTATGTTTGGGCGAAGATGCGGTATTAACAGGAATGGCAAAAACAGTAGGTTTGCCCGTTGGAATCATAACATTAAAAATATTGAACGGCGAAATCACCACACCGGGTGTGCAAATGCCTATTACAAAAGAAGTTTACGAACCTGTTTTAAAAGAATTAGAAACCTTTGGAATTATTTTTCAAGAAAAAGAAGTTCCTTATGACGGCGGAATGTAA
- a CDS encoding DUF4136 domain-containing protein produces MKLFKLIPLLLLFVVASCSSVHVATDYDNTVNFSQFKTYAFMKDGVAKMNISDLDKKRILKAIDEEMTTKGFTKSENPDLLINLFTDAKEIVNVNTFNGGWGWNNPWWGWNPWMMGPGFQSVSTSTQGILYIDVLKADNKELVWQGKGTGYLTHKQSKKEERIKEFVSKVLETFPR; encoded by the coding sequence ATGAAACTATTTAAACTAATACCTTTATTATTGCTGTTTGTTGTGGCATCGTGCAGTTCGGTGCACGTTGCTACTGATTACGACAATACGGTAAATTTCAGTCAGTTTAAAACGTATGCTTTTATGAAAGACGGTGTTGCTAAAATGAATATTTCCGATTTAGACAAGAAGCGTATCTTGAAAGCAATTGATGAAGAAATGACCACCAAAGGATTCACCAAAAGTGAAAATCCCGATTTGCTGATTAATTTGTTTACTGATGCAAAAGAAATTGTAAATGTAAACACTTTTAATGGTGGTTGGGGCTGGAACAACCCTTGGTGGGGTTGGAACCCATGGATGATGGGTCCTGGTTTTCAATCGGTATCTACATCAACCCAAGGAATTTTATATATCGATGTTTTAAAAGCTGACAATAAAGAATTGGTTTGGCAAGGAAAAGGAACTGGTTATCTAACCCATAAACAAAGCAAAAAAGAAGAGCGCATCAAAGAATTTGTGTCAAAAGTTTTAGAAACGTTTCCGAGATAA